One Mycoplasma wenyonii str. Massachusetts DNA window includes the following coding sequences:
- a CDS encoding spermidine/putrescine ABC transporter substrate-binding protein, translating into MGFFTKFFLLPSSASLVIPVSVVTTNTNLSNELVLATYQSYILDSIADEAYNDYNLKTIYFENDKEVFNGFASGAFDLAVLSSSTLEEAIDKGLVRQIDWMSFNGSVRSQLKGINGHGTDGSQVANKLGELYSPVIKEFFTKNSKLATHGVPYFLSYLAFAYSGKKELGDGDGVSDGESGSTTMKPMGWKELIQKITEDKRFKTVDDRPKLGMVEDELTLFSLSKLSSQDSQGGEVTEITNLFKDKENKKSEKDFFDSFMKINAAGIKKGDQMGSRPVFFSPDSVVLSNALSKGELNGIFFYNGDALYAHTLLEELKMEEGQEEGQEEGDDEKQINIVPLNPALWLLDSIAISAKVSEEKLTKIYEFLEKISFDNLDKLQTLKREKVLAEDEEGEGAKETEEEEGEEEQTTGWLIDNYNEIMYTPALKTFNQWIKGKLPSSEGGGGGGSGSSSSGSEDFYKKEMEFLYGNPDIEDCLEKKSKSRKKRDTGEQQCNISIVFEGGLSDAQNLNLTMAFERWKNGF; encoded by the coding sequence TTGGGTTTCTTTACTAAGTTCTTTCTATTACCTTCTTCAGCTTCATTAGTAATACCAGTATCTGTAGTAACCACTAATACTAACTTAAGTAATGAATTAGTATTAGCTACTTATCAGTCTTATATCCTAGATAGTATTGCTGATGAAGCTTACAACGATTACAACTTAAAAACCATTTATTTCGAGAATGACAAAGAAGTATTTAATGGCTTTGCCTCTGGAGCCTTTGATTTAGCTGTTTTAAGTTCTTCTACTCTCGAAGAAGCTATAGATAAGGGTTTAGTACGTCAAATTGATTGAATGAGTTTTAATGGTTCAGTCAGGTCTCAGTTGAAAGGAATCAATGGTCATGGGACTGATGGCTCACAAGTAGCTAACAAACTTGGAGAATTATATTCCCCAGTAATTAAGGAATTCTTCACTAAAAACAGCAAACTAGCAACACACGGAGTTCCCTATTTCTTAAGTTATTTAGCTTTTGCATATAGCGGGAAGAAAGAGTTAGGGGATGGAGATGGCGTGTCTGATGGAGAAAGTGGCAGCACAACAATGAAGCCCATGGGCTGAAAAGAGTTAATTCAAAAAATAACTGAAGATAAACGCTTTAAAACAGTTGATGACAGACCCAAACTAGGAATGGTAGAAGATGAATTAACTCTTTTTTCTCTTTCTAAATTAAGTAGTCAAGACAGTCAAGGAGGGGAAGTGACAGAAATAACAAATTTATTCAAAGATAAAGAAAATAAGAAATCAGAAAAAGATTTTTTCGATTCCTTCATGAAAATAAATGCTGCTGGAATTAAAAAGGGGGATCAAATGGGCTCTAGACCTGTGTTCTTCAGTCCCGATTCAGTTGTACTTTCTAATGCCTTAAGTAAAGGAGAGCTAAATGGTATTTTCTTTTACAACGGGGATGCGCTATATGCTCATACGCTGCTAGAAGAATTAAAAATGGAGGAGGGACAAGAAGAAGGTCAGGAAGAGGGTGATGATGAAAAACAAATCAATATTGTTCCTCTCAATCCAGCTCTTTGGCTATTAGATAGCATTGCTATTTCTGCAAAAGTAAGTGAAGAAAAACTTACAAAAATATATGAATTTCTTGAAAAAATATCTTTTGACAATTTAGACAAATTGCAAACATTGAAAAGGGAAAAAGTGTTGGCGGAAGATGAAGAAGGCGAAGGAGCCAAAGAGACAGAAGAAGAAGAGGGAGAGGAGGAACAAACAACAGGTTGATTAATTGACAATTACAACGAGATCATGTATACTCCTGCACTAAAAACTTTCAATCAATGAATTAAAGGAAAATTGCCATCCAGTGAAGGTGGGGGGGGCGGTGGAAGTGGTTCTAGCTCTTCCGGCTCCGAAGATTTCTACAAAAAAGAAATGGAGTTTCTCTATGGTAACCCAGATATAGAAGATTGTTTGGAAAAGAAATCTAAAAGTAGAAAAAAACGAGACACTGGAGAACAACAATGTAATATCTCCATAGTCTTTGAAGGAGGACTATCAGATGCTCAAAACTTAAATCTAACTATGGCTTTCGAGAGATGAAAAAATGGTTTCTAA
- the rlmB gene encoding 23S rRNA (guanosine(2251)-2'-O)-methyltransferase RlmB: protein MIEKKLVLNGRKSVLELLSNESLRELIQNIYLSSSQQQIISECQRLSVPYSIKPKNWLKNLQKEMNSKYSDVFASLKSKEQLTFSEILEELSRTDSPECIVMLDKLQDPYNFGAIIRTCVACGIKYIIYSSTNNVRLNSSVLKTSQGYALKLNLVMVPNLANALEKLKKLGFWSYGASLSSDSKTYYKAEFSSRSVILMGNEGDGISKLLESLVDWKIKIPLENNVDSLNVSVATGILLYEWIRQRAS from the coding sequence TTGATTGAGAAAAAGTTAGTACTTAATGGGAGAAAGAGTGTCTTAGAGCTTTTAAGTAATGAATCTTTAAGAGAGTTAATACAAAATATCTATCTCTCTTCTTCTCAACAACAAATCATCTCTGAGTGTCAAAGACTCTCAGTACCTTACTCCATCAAACCAAAGAATTGGCTCAAGAATCTACAAAAAGAGATGAATTCAAAATACAGTGATGTATTTGCCTCTCTTAAATCCAAAGAGCAACTAACTTTTTCAGAGATACTAGAAGAGCTCTCTAGAACTGATTCACCTGAGTGTATTGTGATGTTAGATAAATTACAAGATCCCTATAACTTTGGAGCTATCATAAGAACCTGTGTAGCTTGCGGAATTAAATACATAATTTATTCCTCCACTAATAATGTCAGACTAAATAGCTCAGTCTTAAAAACCTCTCAAGGTTATGCACTTAAGTTGAACTTAGTGATGGTTCCTAATTTAGCTAATGCTTTAGAGAAACTCAAAAAACTAGGTTTTTGAAGTTATGGGGCTTCTTTAAGTTCTGACTCTAAGACATACTATAAAGCTGAATTCAGTTCTAGAAGTGTTATCTTGATGGGCAATGAAGGAGATGGTATCTCTAAACTCTTAGAGTCTTTAGTTGACTGAAAGATAAAAATACCTCTAGAGAATAATGTAGATTCCTTAAATGTCTCTGTAGCTACAGGAATACTACTTTATGAATGAATAAGACAGAGAGCTAGCTAG
- a CDS encoding class I tRNA ligase family protein: MSLKLFDTLSQTNKYLPEKQLISIYVCGPTLYNYLHLGNLRPIVIFDFLIRYLRYKELDYKYVQNLTDIDEKIFISSQEKEITASELTSQFSLSFFNIYKKLNLIQPDLLPRVSEHLSEIKWIISSLISRNQAYWDKSSQTVKFLQPPKDKSLNYFTSYEEELSEETNFALWKENVNSKEDYESPWFRGIPGWHIECFAMLHKYFELPITIHGGGVDLKFPHHENVNLLSRTACNCEIADIWVHIGQVLNEEGKLSKSSNFSWKVEECASLYSWELLRYLFLKARYNKPQTITKANLDNYWAEWKSFISALNYAQIILSREGLAEEFHQDIQELDERFISCLENDLNLPEVLSCLENWKQLLLNAIKSQKNSEIALYRKTLSFHLSWLGFTFPKLSQTELNEAKTWFDLVESKEYQQADLIRSKLQEKLIIP; this comes from the coding sequence ATGTCCCTCAAGTTATTTGATACTCTCTCTCAAACTAATAAATATCTTCCAGAAAAACAACTTATTTCCATATATGTGTGTGGTCCCACTCTCTATAACTACTTACATCTAGGAAATCTAAGACCTATAGTTATCTTTGATTTCTTGATTAGATATCTGAGATATAAGGAGTTAGATTACAAATATGTTCAAAATCTAACAGATATTGATGAAAAGATATTCATTAGCTCTCAAGAAAAGGAGATAACTGCTTCAGAGCTAACTTCTCAGTTTTCTCTCTCTTTTTTCAATATCTACAAAAAACTCAACTTAATACAACCTGATCTATTACCTAGAGTAAGTGAACACTTATCAGAAATTAAGTGAATTATTAGTAGTCTTATCTCTAGAAATCAAGCCTATTGAGATAAGTCTTCTCAAACAGTTAAGTTCTTGCAACCCCCAAAAGATAAGAGTCTTAACTACTTCACTTCTTATGAAGAAGAGCTATCAGAAGAGACTAACTTTGCTCTCTGAAAAGAGAATGTAAATAGCAAAGAAGACTATGAATCCCCTTGATTTAGGGGAATACCGGGTTGACACATAGAATGTTTTGCTATGTTACACAAATACTTTGAGTTACCTATAACCATTCACGGAGGGGGAGTAGATCTTAAGTTCCCTCACCACGAGAATGTAAATCTATTGAGTAGAACTGCTTGCAATTGTGAAATTGCAGATATATGAGTTCATATAGGGCAAGTACTTAATGAAGAGGGGAAACTATCTAAATCCTCTAACTTTAGTTGAAAGGTAGAGGAATGTGCTAGTCTTTACTCTTGAGAGCTCTTAAGATATTTGTTCTTAAAGGCTAGATATAACAAACCACAGACTATTACTAAAGCTAATTTAGATAATTACTGAGCTGAGTGAAAGAGTTTTATTAGTGCTTTAAATTACGCACAGATAATTCTCTCAAGAGAGGGTTTGGCAGAAGAGTTTCACCAAGATATTCAAGAGCTAGATGAGAGATTTATCTCTTGCTTAGAAAATGATCTCAATCTTCCTGAGGTTTTATCTTGTTTAGAGAATTGAAAGCAACTTCTTTTAAATGCAATCAAGTCACAAAAAAACAGTGAGATTGCTTTATATAGAAAAACACTAAGCTTTCACCTGAGTTGATTGGGATTTACCTTTCCTAAGCTCTCTCAGACAGAACTAAATGAAGCTAAAACTTGATTTGATTTAGTTGAATCAAAGGAATATCAACAAGCAGATTTAATTAGATCTAAGTTACAAGAAAAACTAATAATTCCTTAG
- the rpmA gene encoding 50S ribosomal protein L27 codes for MASKKGVGSTKNGRDSAPKFLGAKLSDGQFAKAGQIIYRQRGFKIHPGENVGFGKDHTLYAKISGIVSYQSFKGNKKRVKVIEKL; via the coding sequence ATGGCTTCAAAGAAGGGGGTAGGATCTACTAAGAACGGGAGAGATTCAGCTCCTAAATTTTTAGGAGCCAAATTAAGTGATGGTCAGTTTGCAAAAGCTGGACAAATCATTTATAGACAAAGGGGATTCAAGATTCATCCAGGAGAGAATGTGGGATTCGGAAAAGATCATACACTCTATGCCAAGATCTCTGGAATAGTTAGTTATCAAAGCTTTAAGGGAAATAAGAAGAGAGTTAAGGTAATAGAAAAACTCTAA
- a CDS encoding L-lactate dehydrogenase, translating to METTKIAVIGCGAVGSSFLYSAIHQGLASEYGLLDYNVEFATGQALDLEDAIPHFAFRPRINVIKSYSELKNYQYIVITAGRAQKEGETRLQMIRDNAVIMKGIAEQVKNSGFSGITLICSNPVDVLTYVYKQVTGFEDKKVIGSGTVLDTNRLKVEVIKALDIAPASLEGAFVLGEHGDSSLVTFSQMKVSGLSINRCEEVHYPNSPFCCSDYEEKLEKVVYRKAYEIISRKRATHYGIGVAMTKILQAVIYNTKEILPVSSVLHGEYGLSEVAISLPTIVGSEGIEQIVSIPLKDKERSKLENSAKILKDNIETIRDLI from the coding sequence ATGGAAACTACTAAGATAGCAGTTATTGGTTGTGGAGCAGTAGGTTCCTCTTTCCTATATTCCGCTATTCACCAAGGATTAGCTTCTGAGTATGGCTTACTAGACTACAATGTTGAATTTGCTACTGGACAAGCATTGGATCTAGAAGATGCTATTCCGCACTTTGCATTTAGACCGAGAATTAATGTAATTAAGAGTTATTCAGAGTTAAAGAACTATCAATACATAGTAATTACTGCAGGAAGAGCACAAAAAGAAGGAGAAACCAGATTACAAATGATTAGAGATAATGCAGTTATTATGAAGGGAATTGCAGAACAAGTTAAGAATTCTGGATTCTCCGGAATAACTCTTATTTGTTCTAATCCGGTTGATGTTCTTACTTATGTATACAAACAAGTAACAGGTTTTGAAGATAAGAAAGTTATTGGTTCTGGAACAGTTCTAGATACCAATAGACTAAAGGTAGAGGTAATAAAAGCATTAGATATTGCTCCTGCTAGTCTAGAAGGAGCTTTTGTACTAGGTGAACATGGAGATAGCTCTTTAGTTACTTTCTCACAAATGAAAGTATCTGGACTAAGTATTAATAGATGTGAAGAAGTTCACTATCCTAACTCTCCTTTCTGCTGTTCTGACTATGAAGAAAAACTGGAAAAGGTTGTTTACAGAAAGGCTTATGAAATCATTAGCAGAAAGAGAGCAACTCACTATGGTATAGGAGTAGCCATGACTAAGATACTACAAGCAGTTATATACAACACTAAAGAAATACTTCCAGTTAGCTCAGTACTACACGGAGAATATGGTCTATCTGAAGTAGCTATTAGTCTTCCTACTATTGTTGGTTCTGAGGGAATAGAACAAATAGTATCAATCCCTCTAAAAGACAAAGAAAGAAGTAAGTTAGAAAATTCTGCAAAGATACTAAAAGACAATATTGAGACAATTCGGGACTTGATTTAG
- a CDS encoding pseudouridine synthase family protein, giving the protein MLSTIELKIDDSRWENYNLWKYIKLVLPHYTKLLVIKELRLKKILVNNQTSFFQYKLQLGDVISIIPVSERENTNPKPILKSSKPDSIEEQIVFENSELLVLAKKAGQIVQPSSKLSCYSLEELLQLYLSSKEKVSSGLEYPAKFIHRIDHPVSGLLIGAKTATSHNLLSNSLKHRELKKVYRAIVFGSFPQEFLRLRNWIVDKHSKVKVLKEPTNESKLAILEIKRLKKNSKYSYLELNLVTGRKNQIRAQLADLGFPILGDRKYYSELFKSSIKLSEIKKLPFNSKEIALVSYKVIFPDSLLKELKLSTNSITLPPKKNVLEQHLTRFF; this is encoded by the coding sequence ATGTTATCGACCATAGAACTTAAGATAGATGATTCTAGGTGAGAGAACTATAACCTCTGAAAATACATTAAACTGGTCCTTCCACACTACACTAAGTTACTAGTTATTAAGGAATTAAGACTTAAGAAGATACTAGTTAATAACCAAACTAGTTTTTTTCAATACAAGTTACAGCTAGGGGATGTTATCTCTATTATTCCCGTTTCAGAGAGAGAAAATACTAATCCTAAACCAATACTAAAGAGCTCTAAACCAGACTCAATAGAAGAACAGATTGTATTTGAGAACTCAGAGCTATTAGTTCTAGCTAAGAAAGCTGGTCAAATAGTTCAACCTTCTTCTAAACTAAGTTGTTATTCACTGGAAGAGCTATTGCAACTCTATCTAAGCTCTAAAGAGAAAGTTAGCTCTGGTCTAGAATACCCTGCCAAGTTCATTCACAGAATTGATCATCCAGTTTCAGGACTTCTTATAGGAGCGAAGACTGCAACCTCTCATAACCTATTAAGTAATTCACTTAAACACAGAGAGCTTAAGAAGGTCTACAGAGCAATAGTATTTGGCTCTTTTCCCCAAGAGTTTCTAAGACTAAGAAATTGAATAGTTGATAAACATTCAAAGGTAAAGGTACTGAAAGAACCAACTAATGAGTCCAAATTAGCTATTCTAGAGATCAAAAGACTAAAAAAGAATTCTAAGTATAGCTATTTAGAGCTCAATTTAGTTACTGGAAGAAAGAATCAAATAAGAGCTCAATTAGCTGATCTAGGTTTTCCTATACTAGGAGACAGGAAATATTACTCTGAACTCTTTAAGTCATCTATTAAGCTATCTGAGATTAAAAAACTACCTTTTAACTCTAAAGAAATAGCTCTTGTTTCCTATAAGGTAATCTTTCCAGATTCTCTCTTAAAAGAGTTAAAGCTATCTACTAACAGCATTACCTTACCTCCTAAAAAGAATGTATTAGAACAACATCTAACTAGATTTTTCTAA
- the gltX gene encoding glutamate--tRNA ligase — protein sequence MAEENQRVVRTRFAPSPTGSLHIGGLRTALINYLFAKQHNGGFILRIEDTDRERHQEEQVKKIWDSLVSMSVTPDESPESPGDVGPYLQSERLDRYIYRINQLLKAGKAYRCFCEGDNSEETKTHFYSGKCRNLSKEEIKEKLEQGLSHCVRLKVDQSKVYSWTDYVRGKMFISATALGDIILMRSSGLPTYNFAVVVDDYEMKITDVFRGEEHISNTPYQIALYEAFGWGDSLPRFGHLSLILSEAGRKISKRDEDSDRYFVDYFLNQGYYPEAILNYLLTLGWSEGEREFFKLKEAIEHFSTSGLSGSPSTFDFKKLEWMSQSYLNQLDLHQYLNFVLPFFKGELKDYQLTKEQKTEFAIRFRSRVKYASFLDELASAFYSTNYLTKEVIDQLKSFEGVTSLIQKTLECLSETSPEDFKEEKEIQKFLKILCAKLEIKKHDFYTNLRLVLTGEAEGLPLFSIFFLLGPEKSKERLEKALKQLS from the coding sequence ATGGCTGAAGAGAACCAAAGAGTAGTAAGAACTAGATTTGCTCCATCACCAACTGGCTCTTTACACATTGGTGGATTAAGAACAGCTCTTATTAATTATTTATTTGCCAAGCAACACAATGGAGGATTCATCTTACGAATAGAAGATACAGATAGGGAAAGACATCAAGAAGAACAAGTTAAGAAGATCTGAGATAGTTTAGTTTCTATGTCTGTCACTCCCGATGAATCTCCAGAATCGCCCGGAGATGTTGGGCCTTATCTTCAGTCTGAGAGACTAGATAGATACATATATAGAATAAACCAGCTATTAAAGGCTGGTAAGGCCTATAGATGTTTTTGTGAGGGGGATAACTCAGAAGAAACAAAGACTCACTTTTATTCTGGTAAGTGTCGCAACTTATCTAAGGAAGAGATAAAGGAGAAGTTGGAACAAGGACTTTCTCACTGTGTCAGGTTAAAGGTAGATCAGTCAAAGGTATATAGTTGAACAGACTATGTGAGGGGAAAGATGTTCATCTCTGCTACTGCATTAGGAGACATTATTCTAATGAGGAGTAGTGGATTACCTACCTATAACTTTGCTGTTGTAGTTGATGATTATGAGATGAAGATAACAGATGTTTTCAGGGGAGAAGAACACATCTCTAATACTCCTTACCAAATAGCTTTATATGAAGCTTTTGGCTGGGGAGACTCACTTCCTAGATTTGGACATCTCTCCTTAATTCTCTCTGAGGCAGGTAGAAAGATCTCTAAGAGAGATGAAGATTCAGATAGATATTTTGTGGATTATTTCTTGAATCAAGGATATTATCCAGAGGCAATACTTAATTACTTATTGACACTAGGATGATCAGAAGGAGAGAGAGAATTCTTTAAGTTAAAAGAAGCAATAGAACACTTTTCTACTAGTGGTTTAAGTGGCTCTCCCTCTACTTTTGATTTCAAGAAGTTAGAGTGAATGAGTCAGTCTTATTTGAATCAATTAGATTTACATCAATATCTGAACTTTGTACTACCTTTCTTTAAGGGTGAACTGAAAGACTATCAGTTAACTAAAGAACAAAAGACAGAGTTTGCAATTAGATTCAGATCAAGAGTTAAGTATGCCTCTTTCTTAGATGAGTTAGCTAGTGCTTTTTACTCAACTAACTATCTAACTAAAGAGGTTATAGATCAGTTAAAGAGTTTTGAGGGAGTTACCTCTTTAATTCAAAAGACTTTAGAGTGCTTAAGTGAAACAAGTCCTGAAGACTTTAAAGAAGAGAAGGAGATACAAAAGTTCTTAAAGATACTTTGTGCAAAACTAGAGATAAAGAAACATGACTTTTATACCAACTTGAGACTAGTTTTGACTGGAGAAGCTGAAGGTCTTCCACTCTTCTCTATCTTTTTCTTATTAGGACCAGAGAAGTCTAAGGAGAGACTAGAGAAGGCCTTAAAACAACTTAGTTAG
- a CDS encoding M3 family metallopeptidase → MGTMKWDLNEALEGKSLEEWTSELERLQAEILKKYSADLFKNLNELIEFHRLFRELDIVSSRIGSYLSNNKNTDLTNPEWFIKEQEFVYKTIPFSQALSSFQNYAIQNKKTILSFYSDPKFAHLKREYESLFRYQSRRLPAIVAKYEATKAPLSSAFYEIFNILSEKDFLLKDIPDSEGNTFTIGNYAEYIKHMKKEDSIFRKNLFTSYVEFLDQKKESLHKLLYYQFLAWNIGSKNISFKDGYTESALYADEVPNKLLLNLYKYMKEFQPDIQKFRNIRRAVIEKVWNLDKFQEWDGYLELKAPSGKQLTFEIEETKNIVLTALKVLGPRYIDSLNLMFNSNWIDWMPNPPHKISGAYFTGGAYRLKGKYVLLNYNGYFDDLLTVAHELGHAVHDIEIDKTDTYYYSPTIFVAEIPSILNEILVQYHLLEKYKKEGDKFKQFYILDHLLSTFVSTSSVQLGYSEWEYNFNERIAKNQYWELEESAQAYSEIVKSYVGESPTEHPELRRKSLYRIFSIPHFYSGILYVYKYAVGMLTSVLLAERIMNESEREKALSDYFNFLSAGDSLSNLELLKSLSVNFLIAADYRRIHQIFKKWLSEYERLGQELYGVQSRISYTYTCKT, encoded by the coding sequence ATGGGTACTATGAAATGAGATCTAAATGAGGCATTAGAGGGAAAGAGTTTAGAAGAATGAACTAGTGAGCTGGAGAGACTTCAAGCTGAAATTCTCAAAAAATATTCTGCAGATCTCTTTAAGAACCTAAATGAATTAATAGAGTTCCACAGACTATTTAGAGAGTTAGATATTGTCTCCAGCAGAATAGGAAGTTATCTAAGCAATAACAAAAACACTGACTTAACTAATCCAGAGTGATTCATAAAAGAACAAGAGTTTGTATACAAAACAATCCCCTTTAGTCAAGCACTTTCAAGCTTTCAAAACTATGCAATTCAAAATAAAAAGACAATTCTCTCTTTCTACTCAGATCCTAAGTTTGCCCATTTAAAAAGAGAGTATGAATCCCTCTTTAGATATCAATCTAGAAGACTACCAGCTATAGTAGCTAAGTATGAAGCTACCAAAGCCCCCCTCTCCTCAGCCTTCTATGAGATATTCAATATTCTCTCAGAAAAAGATTTCTTACTAAAAGATATTCCTGATTCAGAGGGAAATACCTTTACTATAGGGAATTATGCAGAATACATTAAACACATGAAAAAAGAAGATTCAATCTTCAGAAAGAACCTATTTACTAGTTATGTAGAGTTTTTAGATCAAAAGAAAGAAAGTCTACATAAACTACTGTATTACCAATTCCTTGCTTGAAATATAGGTTCTAAGAATATCTCTTTTAAAGATGGATATACAGAAAGTGCTTTATATGCAGATGAAGTTCCTAATAAGTTATTACTCAATCTTTATAAATATATGAAAGAATTTCAACCTGATATACAAAAGTTCAGAAATATCAGAAGAGCAGTAATAGAGAAAGTTTGAAATCTAGATAAGTTTCAAGAGTGAGATGGTTATCTAGAGTTAAAAGCTCCTTCTGGAAAACAACTCACTTTCGAGATAGAAGAGACTAAGAACATAGTCTTAACTGCTTTGAAGGTACTAGGCCCTAGATATATTGACTCTTTAAATCTAATGTTCAACAGTAATTGAATAGATTGAATGCCTAACCCGCCACATAAGATAAGCGGAGCTTACTTTACTGGAGGAGCATATAGATTAAAAGGGAAGTATGTCTTACTTAACTACAATGGTTACTTTGATGATCTATTAACTGTTGCACATGAACTAGGACATGCAGTTCATGATATTGAAATAGATAAGACAGATACCTATTACTACTCTCCTACTATCTTTGTTGCAGAGATTCCTTCTATCTTGAATGAGATACTAGTTCAATATCACTTACTAGAGAAATACAAGAAAGAAGGAGATAAGTTCAAACAGTTCTATATCCTAGATCATTTACTAAGTACCTTTGTAAGTACTTCTTCAGTACAACTAGGTTACAGTGAGTGAGAATATAACTTTAATGAGAGAATAGCCAAGAATCAATATTGAGAGCTAGAAGAGTCTGCACAAGCATACTCTGAGATAGTTAAGAGTTATGTGGGAGAAAGTCCAACTGAACATCCTGAATTAAGAAGAAAGTCACTCTATAGAATATTCTCTATTCCTCACTTTTATAGTGGAATACTCTATGTATACAAATATGCAGTAGGGATGTTAACTTCTGTATTGTTAGCAGAAAGAATAATGAATGAGTCAGAAAGAGAGAAAGCTCTTTCAGATTATTTCAATTTCTTATCCGCTGGAGATTCTCTTTCTAATCTAGAGTTATTAAAGTCTCTCTCTGTCAACTTCTTAATTGCCGCTGATTACAGAAGAATTCACCAAATCTTTAAGAAGTGATTAAGTGAATATGAAAGACTAGGACAAGAACTATATGGGGTGCAGAGTAGAATTTCTTACACCTACACTTGCAAGACATAG
- a CDS encoding aminoacyl--tRNA ligase-related protein: MQDIEGKKEKEESFDHRTFGTEQDWFFSNTAPGFLSWGPQGYRLKELIRNYINAFQREVCGIQLVKTPVLAKKELFLKTGHLPLYSENIFSEIKKDEEELILRPMTCPHHILLAKELITSKSQLPYFMGENSLLHRDEYSGGLLGLKRVRAMELIDTHIFLLPEQAGELIPKVLSWIWKLLKKFEIELKEIVLATKATQNKYISGEEEWEQVESLLFNSTNSWAKENNLSSLLVKRAGDAAFYGPKIDFNAVDKQNQTYTISTLQLDCFMTKRLEFELDSLNPWIIHLGLIGTLERFIAYLIERYQGKLPFWLCPTQISIIPIDVEKFEVASQALSEKLSKEGFRAQVVLGKERFTKKLLLSSKAKIPFQILIGEKEAQSLESLQVRQLGIKEPKHFKLQEFIDYLKELNSEAQL; this comes from the coding sequence TTGCAAGACATAGAAGGGAAGAAAGAAAAAGAAGAAAGTTTCGATCATCGAACTTTCGGAACAGAGCAAGATTGGTTTTTCTCTAATACTGCTCCAGGCTTTCTCTCTTGAGGGCCACAAGGTTACAGACTTAAAGAGTTAATAAGAAACTATATAAATGCCTTCCAGAGAGAGGTCTGTGGAATCCAACTAGTTAAAACCCCTGTATTAGCCAAGAAAGAATTATTTCTTAAGACTGGTCACTTACCTCTTTACTCTGAGAATATCTTCTCAGAGATAAAGAAAGATGAAGAGGAGTTAATACTAAGACCTATGACTTGTCCACACCACATCCTACTAGCCAAAGAACTAATTACTAGTAAGTCTCAACTACCTTACTTTATGGGAGAAAACTCTTTGTTACACAGAGATGAATACTCTGGCGGGTTACTAGGTTTAAAGAGAGTTAGAGCTATGGAATTAATAGATACTCATATCTTTTTACTCCCAGAGCAAGCTGGAGAGTTAATTCCTAAAGTACTCTCTTGAATCTGAAAGTTACTAAAGAAGTTTGAGATTGAACTAAAAGAGATAGTCTTAGCAACTAAGGCTACACAAAATAAGTACATCTCTGGAGAAGAAGAATGAGAACAAGTAGAGAGTTTGTTATTCAATTCAACCAACAGTTGAGCTAAAGAGAATAATCTCTCTAGTCTACTAGTTAAAAGAGCTGGAGATGCAGCTTTCTATGGTCCAAAGATTGACTTTAATGCTGTAGATAAGCAAAATCAAACCTACACAATCTCGACTCTACAACTAGATTGCTTTATGACTAAGAGATTAGAGTTTGAGTTAGATTCTCTAAATCCTTGAATTATTCACTTAGGACTAATTGGCACTCTAGAGAGATTTATTGCCTATCTAATTGAGAGATATCAAGGTAAGTTACCTTTTTGACTCTGTCCTACTCAAATCTCAATTATTCCTATAGATGTTGAGAAGTTCGAAGTAGCCTCTCAAGCACTCTCAGAGAAACTCTCAAAAGAAGGATTTAGAGCTCAAGTAGTACTAGGAAAAGAGAGATTTACTAAGAAGTTATTACTTTCTAGTAAGGCTAAGATTCCCTTCCAAATACTAATTGGAGAGAAGGAAGCCCAATCACTTGAGAGTCTTCAAGTTAGACAATTAGGAATTAAAGAGCCTAAGCACTTTAAGCTCCAAGAGTTTATTGATTACCTTAAAGAGTTAAATTCTGAAGCTCAACTTTAA